A segment of the Hallerella succinigenes genome:
TTGAGTTCTTCTTTTTTAGGGCGTTCCCCACTTCGTGGGTCGGGCTATATTTTATGGGTTGCCCGATTCACTCCGTTCCCGCCCAACCTCATAAAACGGCGCCACAGCGCCGCCCCAAGGGGTCACTATCCCTAACGCAGAAAAACTACAAATCTAGAACAGCAGCCGTTCCTCGTGAGCCTCTTTTTTGAACTAAAGATTTCCGTTCGATGTCCTCAGGGCTCATCATTTTCGAAACTTTTTTTAGTGCTTTCTCTAATCGCAGATTTATTGAGATATTCCGCTCTTTTTTTCTTCGCAAAATACCATGACAGCCAACCGGAGACAAATAAATATCTTGAGATACTTCAGATGTCACAATATCCTGCATTGTTTTAAACACACAGTGACTTGGTACAACAGACGCGTTGACTTTCTTATTATCCGCTAATTCAACTTTTCCATCACCGAAATGATACAAATACGCTTTTTTTGACAGCGTTTCATATTTTAGAAATTTTCTATTCCTTCCCGCAACAAATTCTATTTTTTTGTCGTTAATAAGTCTGTCGCCAATCCACTTTACAACAGGAACAGCCCATGAATTTCCAACAGCCTGATATCGATTCGTTTTCCTCGCACCCTGTATATTCGTGTAATCATCGGGAAAACCCATTAAACGTTCACATTCCAATGGAGAAAGTCTTCTCACTCGTTCATCTTGCACCACAAATAATGACCCGTTGTATGCAGCAGCATTTCCATTCCATTTTGTTCCATATGCAGCATAAAGACAATCGGAATACGATCTAAATACTTCAAAATGGTGTCCGTCCTTTGAAAAGGATAGCGGAGTTACCGGATATTCATATTTTTCATTAGAACTTTCTTCAAAAAGGATTTGTTCGGGATGATAATTTTTTCCGGTTGCTAAAACATACAAGCGCCTTCTTTGCTGGGGCAATCCAAAATACTTCGCATCAAGAACTCTCCAAGCAACATTTCTATCGGGTCCTTCCAATAATCCAGAAGAAGGCCATCTTTTTACATTCTGAATTTTTTTTAATCCTGCTAAAGAAGCTATAAGGCAACCGAAAGCATTCGTTTTATCCGTCAAAACGCCTTCCACATTTTCCCAAAAAACACAGCACCTACTTTTTCTTTTTTTTCGTCTAGCAACATCATTTGCATTGATAATATCAACGAACTTTAACGTCAAATTACCCCTATCATCATTCAGCCCTCTCTGATTTCCCGCTAAAGAAAATGCCTGGCAAGGAGTTCCTCCGCAAATAAGATCAGGTGCTTCAATTTCACCATTTAACAACAAAGAGGGAATATTATTCATATCTCCTAAATTTTTTACAGCCGGATACTTCTCTTTTAGCACCTTTGACTGAAAATTTGCTATTTCAGAAAACCATGAAAAAACTACACCAAAAGGCTTCCAAGCAACAGAAGCCGCTTCAATACCAGAACATATGCTTCCTACAGTTTGTATCATGAGATTCCCTGCAAAAACAGATTCTTTCGTAAAATCAATATCCTATTTCTTTTAACATCTTATTGAATTTTTCTTTCCAATCCGCCAAGTCATACCATGGACATCCAACGCATCCCTTTTCATCAGATTTGTTGTCGCCTTTCCAACTACAATCTCCTTCCGAATACCAATCTATACCAAAGAAGTCACCTCTTTTACCAGTTTGCAAACATTTTGCACAATATCTTTCTTTTTGAAGATTTGTTTGCTGTGTCAACAACTGAAATTTACTTTTTATTTCGTCATCAGTCATTGAAGCAAAATTTGGATTTTCCCCAACTACCCATCTTGTTGATGGAAACTTATGATCAACCACTAAATTCTTTGAGCCAGCACCATACTTTTCATTAAAACAGGCATCCGTATACTCAAAAAGTTCTTTTATTCGACGCATTAGCGATGTTGGTATAGAAAAACGTTTATTGCTATTCCCAACAAGTTTTGGAATCCTAATCAACAAATCATGCGTTGTATATTTTCCACAAACCTCACACTTAAAATCTTTTGTTGCAATGTGATATCCATGAGTTTGTTTAAGAGCCCGTATTCTACTAGCCGCCTGCGAATTTACGCTACTTGTATCAGTACATTGCCGACACATCCAATTCGTTTGATGATATTGTGTTTCTCCATTTAAAACATCAAACAAAAGTTTTGCCATATCTGCCTTGGAACGACCACTCCAATACAAATCCTCATCAGCATTCCATGTTTTTGAATTTCGAGGATCCAAGTCGTTATAACAATTTTTTACATATTCAACAACATCTTCTTTTGGCAATTGTGTTTTATCAAGACCTTGATACTTTTCTAATATGGGTATACAGCCCTTCCATGCAGGAGTTTTAGGATACTTAAATTCAACTTCAAGAAATAAATCCGGCATTTTGGAAACCTGAAACACTTTAAATGTTTTAATTTCAGGGCAGATTTCCAAATCTTCAAAATCAAACTTTTTCATATTAAAGAGCCTTTTTTTTAAGCATTCTCATACAACGAAATATACAAATCATCAAAGACAATTTTTGACAAAAAAGCCCCTGAAATAAAATTTTTCAGGGGCTTTTGTTTCTTTTTTATGCTCTCACAGCTTCAACAGCAACCTTTTCGCCGTCAGCATCTGTATCCTGCAAACCTGCTGCAGAATCCTTCCACACGATAGCATTAGCCTGAGTTTCACCCTTGATGTAGGATTCGTTTTCGGTTACAGCCTGTTTCAGCACTTCACTTTCAGAATAAAGTTCAATGCTGATGCGATCTGTAATGGCGAAATCTTGGTCCTTACGGCGATTTTGAATACGATTAACCAATTCACGGGCAATGCACTTACGACGAAGTCTGTCGGACACCGTCAAATCAAGGGCAATCGTGAAGTGCTGGTTCGCTTCGACAGCCATACCTTCAGGGACTTTTCTTTGGATAAGTACATGTTTAGAAGTGTATTTCACATCAGAGCAGAAAGCACTTGTAACAGAGCCACCATTCTGAAGATTAATAATATCACTTGAACTGAAGCCGGAAATTTCCTGCTGGAATTCACGCATCGGATGTTGTCCGAAAAGCGATGCAAAATCAGACTTGATGTTCAAGAAGTTAGGTTTAGCAGTACATTCAACCAAACTTGATTCGTCTTCTATGAACTTCATTTCTTCGACATTAAGTTCTTCGAGGATCAAGTCCTTCATGGCCTCAGCCACGTTCTTTTCGACCTTACCGTGAGCAACCACCGTCATGCTGGCAATCGGCATACGGTTCTTTACGTTGTTCGTAGCGCGAATCACGCGGCCCATTTCGACCATGCCACGCACCATGGCGATGCGTTCCACGAGCTTTTCGTCCATCAGGGACTTGTCGGCGCTCGGGAATTCGCAGAGGTGCACGCTCACCGGGGCGTTGGCGTCCACTTCACGCACGAGAATCTGGTAGATTTCTTCGGCGAGGAGCGGGAGGAACGGGGCGAGAATCTTGGAGAAGTCTACGAGCACCTTGTACATGGTAGCGTAGGCGGCGTTCTTGTCGCCATCGTTTTCGGACTTCCAGAAACGGCGACGGCTGCGGCGCACGTACCAGTTCGTGAGGTCATCGACCGCGGCAATCACGGCGGGCACCACGTTGTACAGGCGGTAAGCCTTCATTTCCACTTCGACTTTGGCAGCGAGATCCTGCAGCGTTGCAAGCATCCAGCGGTCAAGTTCGTTGTCGCTCTTGACTTCCTGACCTGGGCGCCAGTTGAGCTGGCCCTTGGCGGCGTCGGCGTTGTGGTTAGAAACAAAGAATGCAACAGCGTTCCAAAGCGGCAACATCACCTGCTTCACGATGCCCTTCACGCCTTCTTCGCTAAAGCGGAGGTCTTCAGCCTTCAAAGCGGCGGAGTTAATCATGAACAAGCGAATAGCGTCAGCACCCGTGCGTTCAATAAGGTCGTTCGGGTCCGGGTAGTTGCGCTTGGACTTGCTCATCTTGGAACCGTCTTCGGCCAAGATGATACCGTTCACAATCACGTTCTTGAATGCAGGCTTTTGGAACAAAGCATTGGAAAGAACCGTCAGCGTGTAGAACCAACCGCGGGTCTGGTCCAGCCCTTCGGCGATAAAGTCTGCCGGGAAACTGGCTTCAACAACTTCCTTGTTTTCAAAGGGATAATGGCGGCTGGCATACGGCATGGAACCGGATTCAAACCAGCAGTCGAACACTTCGGGCGTGCGGCGGTAAACCTTGCCATCCTTTTCAATCGTGAGCTTATCGACAAAGTGCTTGTGCAGGTCATCGAGCTTCACGCCGGTGAGCTGCTGGAGTTCTTCGATAGAACCCACAGCAATCATGTCGCCGTCGTCAGAGAGCCACACCGGAATCGGCGTACCCCAGAAGCGGTTACGGGAAAGGTTCCAGTCGCGGGCGCCTTCGAGCCACTTGCCAAAGCGTCCGTTCTTGATGTGGTCCGGCACCCAGTTCACGGTCTGGTTGTTTTCGACCATCCATTCCTTCAGAGTCTTGGTCACGCCGTCCTTGCTCGTCACAGGCGCATCGATCTTCAGGAACCACGTCTTGAGGGCGCGGTAAATCAGAGGAACGCCGGTACGCCAGCAGTGCGGGTAGCTGTGGACAATCACGTCCTGCTTGAACACGCGGCCCTGTTCCTTGAAGTAGCGGATAATTTCCTTGTCGGCTTCCTTTGCGCCCAGGCCCTTCCACATCGGGACCTTGTCGGTGAACTTGCCTTCGGTATCCAGCGGGTCGAAAAGGCCGAGGTCGAGTTCAGCACCCTTCTGGAAGTCTTCTTCACCGAAGGAAGGAGCGGTATGCACGGCGCCGGTACCGTCTTCGGTACTCACGTAGTCGGCGGGGTAAATCTTGTAGTGGCGGGACAGCTGGTCCGGCGTCACGAACGCGTCGGAAATGCGAGATAGCGGTTCGTAGTCCTTGCCCACGAGTTCAGAGCCCTTGCAGGTATCGACGATGTTCGGGTTCTTGAAGTAGGCAGCGGTGCGGCTTGCGGCAATCCAGTACTTCTTGCCATCAGTCTCCACCAGGTTGTAGTCCATGTCCGGGCCCACAACGATGCAGAAGTTGGAATAAAGCGTCCACGGGGTCGTCGTCCACACGAGAATGCTCGTGTCCTTGAACTTGGGCTCGTTGGAGTTAATCGGGAAGATGAGCGTCAGGGACGGGTCCTGACGGTCCTTATAGCCCTGGTTCGTTTCGAAGTTCGAAAGCGGAGTGGCGAGAGCCGGGCTGTACGGTTGGATGCGGTAGCCCTGGTAAATAAGGCCCTTGTCGAAGCACTGCTTGAACACCCACCACACCGATTCCATGAAGTTCTTGTCCATGGTCTTGTAGCCCTTGTCGAAGTCGACCCAGCGGCCCATGCGGCGAACGGTCTTCTTCCATTCGTTGGTGTACTTGAGCACCTTGCTGCGGCAAGTTTCGTTGAACTTGTCGACACCGAGCTTCTGGATTTCGGCAACGCCAGCGAGACCGAGTTCGTTCTGAACGAGAGATTCAATGGGGAGGCCGTGGCAGTCCCAACCGAAACCGCGGGGAACCTTCTTGCCCTTCATGGTCCAGTAACGCGGAACGATATCCTTGATGGTACCGGCAAGCAAGTGACCGTAGTGCGGAAGGCCTGTCGCAAACGGAGGGCCATCGTAGAAAGTATACGGTTCGGTTTCCGGACGGGAGTCCAGCGACTTCTTGAACGATTCATCCTTATCCCACAGGGCGAGCACGCGCTCTTCGATCTGCGGGAAGGTCTCTTCTTTCTTTACTTCACGAAACATGATATAATAACCTCAATCGGTAATTTTTTTGGCATAAATTTAGAAATCAATAAAAGCTGACGACCCACGACAATGTTGTTTTGGGGGTATTACTCGCAACATCCAAAACTTGACCATCAACCTATGCGTTTATCCGATAAGGTCGACCGCCCAAATTATGCAATTTGAACAGATAACGGCGATTTCTTTCAAATGTGAAGCCTCTTTGGAAATACCAGTCCGACAGAGGAATTACACTTTCATCCAATGACAAGAAACCTGTTAATTCAGCCCTATCTTCCAACGGATTTAACTCAACATTTCCATACTCGTCATATAAGCTATATATATAGTGCATAGATTCATGCAATAAAGTTCCCGCAGCCTCATAAGTTTTTGCACGACGATCGTTCATCACTTCAACATTTAATATCTATATTGAATTTATGAAGCGTTTTTTTCTTGCATTACTCTTTATATCTTCAGTTTGTTTCGCTCAAGATGCGGCAAGCTCAAGTTCTGTAGAAAAAAGTTCTTCATCAGCTGCGGATTCACAAATACGCTGTCCTGAACTCGAATACCACGGAATGCAAACGACCAAATACATCCCCAACAAGCCCTATATCATAAATTGGGATCGAAATACCATAGATTTAGAAGGCATTGTAGACTATGTTGGTTCCGACACCTTTTTTGTTGACGGGATAATTCCGATTCTTTTTGCAGATTCCACCAAAATTGCTGCAAAACTTATAAAGCTTAGGCAAGTAACGATTAGTTCTACAGACAATTCTATGAAAACCGCATTTGATTCCAACTTCGTCTACATCCCTTTGACTTTTAACACAAATAAAGGCGACACTATTTCTGCTAACAACTATTCCGCATCCATTTTTTTAGATTGTTCATCACCTTACATCGTCCCATACGCCTTTTTTATGGGAGACTTTTCCGTCAATTCGCCATCGAATGTCACGGCAATTAAACCAATCCATCATAAGCAAAATAATATCTCGGTAAAAACACATAACAGAAATGCGTCTGGAAGATTTCTAAATAGGAAACCTTCCAAAATAATTCGGTACTAAGTATATCTGTAGCGGAACTTCTGCTCTACTTGTCGCTCTTTCTCCGATTGCAATCCCTGCATAACATTTGACAGTTTGTATCAATTGCCGGGCGAATGTCGAGCTTGCCACCAAAGGCGACAACGCGCCCCGTTTCGTCATCGTTGCAGGAACCTTCCACAAGGTCGCGGATTTTAATTTGCTTGTGTTCAATTTTCATGATTAGGATTTAGGGATTAGGATCTAGGGGTTAGAGGTTTTCTTGGCGGCGGATAAGGATGCGAGCGTAAGTTGGTTTGCCGTTTATACTGTGCCTTTTTGCCCAAAGCAATTCTTCCCCATTTTCCAAATTTTCCCTTCTATCTAAATCTAATACGGTTGATACAGAAAACATTTAAAAATCAGTATTCAAATTCGTCCTCTTTCTCCGTT
Coding sequences within it:
- a CDS encoding DNA cytosine methyltransferase; the encoded protein is MIQTVGSICSGIEAASVAWKPFGVVFSWFSEIANFQSKVLKEKYPAVKNLGDMNNIPSLLLNGEIEAPDLICGGTPCQAFSLAGNQRGLNDDRGNLTLKFVDIINANDVARRKKRKSRCCVFWENVEGVLTDKTNAFGCLIASLAGLKKIQNVKRWPSSGLLEGPDRNVAWRVLDAKYFGLPQQRRRLYVLATGKNYHPEQILFEESSNEKYEYPVTPLSFSKDGHHFEVFRSYSDCLYAAYGTKWNGNAAAYNGSLFVVQDERVRRLSPLECERLMGFPDDYTNIQGARKTNRYQAVGNSWAVPVVKWIGDRLINDKKIEFVAGRNRKFLKYETLSKKAYLYHFGDGKVELADNKKVNASVVPSHCVFKTMQDIVTSEVSQDIYLSPVGCHGILRRKKERNISINLRLEKALKKVSKMMSPEDIERKSLVQKRGSRGTAAVLDL
- the ileS gene encoding isoleucine--tRNA ligase; protein product: MFREVKKEETFPQIEERVLALWDKDESFKKSLDSRPETEPYTFYDGPPFATGLPHYGHLLAGTIKDIVPRYWTMKGKKVPRGFGWDCHGLPIESLVQNELGLAGVAEIQKLGVDKFNETCRSKVLKYTNEWKKTVRRMGRWVDFDKGYKTMDKNFMESVWWVFKQCFDKGLIYQGYRIQPYSPALATPLSNFETNQGYKDRQDPSLTLIFPINSNEPKFKDTSILVWTTTPWTLYSNFCIVVGPDMDYNLVETDGKKYWIAASRTAAYFKNPNIVDTCKGSELVGKDYEPLSRISDAFVTPDQLSRHYKIYPADYVSTEDGTGAVHTAPSFGEEDFQKGAELDLGLFDPLDTEGKFTDKVPMWKGLGAKEADKEIIRYFKEQGRVFKQDVIVHSYPHCWRTGVPLIYRALKTWFLKIDAPVTSKDGVTKTLKEWMVENNQTVNWVPDHIKNGRFGKWLEGARDWNLSRNRFWGTPIPVWLSDDGDMIAVGSIEELQQLTGVKLDDLHKHFVDKLTIEKDGKVYRRTPEVFDCWFESGSMPYASRHYPFENKEVVEASFPADFIAEGLDQTRGWFYTLTVLSNALFQKPAFKNVIVNGIILAEDGSKMSKSKRNYPDPNDLIERTGADAIRLFMINSAALKAEDLRFSEEGVKGIVKQVMLPLWNAVAFFVSNHNADAAKGQLNWRPGQEVKSDNELDRWMLATLQDLAAKVEVEMKAYRLYNVVPAVIAAVDDLTNWYVRRSRRRFWKSENDGDKNAAYATMYKVLVDFSKILAPFLPLLAEEIYQILVREVDANAPVSVHLCEFPSADKSLMDEKLVERIAMVRGMVEMGRVIRATNNVKNRMPIASMTVVAHGKVEKNVAEAMKDLILEELNVEEMKFIEDESSLVECTAKPNFLNIKSDFASLFGQHPMREFQQEISGFSSSDIINLQNGGSVTSAFCSDVKYTSKHVLIQRKVPEGMAVEANQHFTIALDLTVSDRLRRKCIARELVNRIQNRRKDQDFAITDRISIELYSESEVLKQAVTENESYIKGETQANAIVWKDSAAGLQDTDADGEKVAVEAVRA
- a CDS encoding HNH endonuclease, which encodes MKIEHKQIKIRDLVEGSCNDDETGRVVAFGGKLDIRPAIDTNCQMLCRDCNRRKSDK